Proteins from one Aythya fuligula isolate bAytFul2 chromosome 11, bAytFul2.pri, whole genome shotgun sequence genomic window:
- the LARP6 gene encoding la-related protein 6, translating into MQWTELQRLYHKSSGGENDDDCDQNWKPPDNDLIQKLIAQIEYYFSDENLEKDAFLLKHVRRNKMGYVSVKLLTSFKKVKHLTRDWRTTAYALKYSETLELNDDNRKVRRNTPVPVFPGENLPTRMLLVYDIHMISELQGLNKQQENGCMQEKVMEHLLKAFVTFGVISSVRILKPGRDLPPDIRRFSNQYTQVGTQVCAIIEFEEVDAAVRAHDFMCAEKKETGMKVVLIGMKPPKKKVPKDKNHDEDTSKNFKKVKSLNKRVEELQFVGDESSANSSSDPESNPASPLSGRKSTATSTTNKLSPAIHPNNHLSPNVSPRSSPWNSPSSLRKVTKKSPLAEDGKLNPSTSPEIPRKCTDYSSDSSITPSGSPWVQRRKAQTATQEKSPGTSPMLARKIQNADGLPVGVLRLPKGPDGTKGFHSGCERRKAMKNE; encoded by the exons ATGCAATGGACAGAACTGCAAAGGCTCTACCACAAGAGTAG TGGTGGGGAAAATGATGATGACTGTGACCAGAACTGGAAACCACCAGACAATGACCTGATCCAGAAGTTAATAGCACAGATTGAATATTACTTCTCAGATGAGAACCTTGAGAAAGATGCCTTCCTTCTCAAGCATGTGAGGAGAAACAAGATGGGCTATGTCAGTGTTAAACTCCTCACTTCTTTTAAGAAG GTGAAACACCTTACCCGTGACTGGAGAACCACAGCCTATGCACTGAAGTACTCAGAAACTCTTGAGCTCAATGATGATAACAGAAAGGTTAGAAGAAATACTCCAGTTCCGGTGTTTCCCGGTGAAAACCTTCCTACCAGAATGTTGCTCGTGTATGATATCCACATGATTTCTGAACTGCAGGGTCttaacaaacaacaagaaaatggATGTATGCAAGAGAAGGTAATGGAGCATCTCCTCAAAGCCTTTGTAACTTTTGGTGTAATTTCATCGGTTCGGATTCTCAAGCCTGGTAGGGATCTGCCACCTGATATCAGGAGGTTCAGCAATCAGTACACCCAAGTGGGAACACAGGTATGTGCAATTATAGAATTTGAAGAAGTAGATGCTGCTGTACGTGCTCATGACTTCATGTGTGCTGAAAAGAAAGAGACTGGCATGAAAGTTGTCCTAATAGGCATGAAACCTCCAAAGAAAAAGGTTCCTAAAGACAAGAACCACGATGAGGACACCAGCAAGAATTTTAAGAAGGTTAAATCTCTTAACAAGAGAGTTGAGGAGCTTCAGTTTGTTGGTGATGAATCTTCAGCAAATAGCTCTTCTGACCCAGAGAGTAATCCTGCATCACCACTGTCAGGACGTAAAAGTACTGCAACAAGTACTACAAATAAGTTGAGTCCTGCCATTCACCCAAACAACCATTTGAGTCCTAATGTGTCACCCAGATCAAGTCCTTGGAATAGTCCATCTTCACTAAGAAAAGTAACCAAAAAGTCACCGCTGGCTGAAGACGGCAAACTTAATCCAAGTACTAGCCCTGAAATTCCAAGGAAATGTACAGATTATTCTTCAGATAGCAGTATCACTCCCTCTGGTAGCCCCTGggtacagagaagaaaagctcaAACTGCAACGCAAGAGAAGAGTCCAGGCACTAGCCCCATGCTAGCTcggaaaatacaaaatgcagatGGTCTACCTGTAGGGGTGCTGCGGCTGCCTAAAGGTCCTGATGGCACTAAAGGATTCCATAGTGGatgtgaaagaaggaaagccATGAAGAATgaataa
- the ADAL gene encoding adenosine deaminase-like protein — protein sequence MAAAGERERERELRFYRELPKVELHAHLNGCISSATMKKLMAQKPYLQIQNGMTMIDKGKKRTLDECFQMFQIIYQITTRAEDILLITKDVIKEFANDGVKYLELRSTPREENSTGMTKRMYVETILEGIKQCKEEGLDIDVRLLIAINRRGGPAVAKQTVKLAEEFLLSTDGVVVGLDLSGDPTAGRGQDFLEPLLEAKKAGLKLALHLSEIPNQEEETKVLLGLPPDRIGHGTFLNSATIGAEELVPLVRQNHIPIELCMTSNIKTQTVPSCEKHHFAYWYNMGHPAVLCTDDKGVFATDLSQEYELVAKTFNLTRSQMWDLSYESINYIFASSEVKSKLREQWCKLKPTLFG from the exons ATGGCGGCCGCCGGGGagcgggagcgggagcgggAGCTGCGCTTCTACCGCGAGCTGCCCAAAGTG GAACTTCATGCGCATTTGAATGGCTGTATCAGTTCTGCCACAATGAAGAAACTCATGGCCCAGAAACCATACCTTCAGATCCAGAATGGAATGACTATGATcgacaaagggaagaaaagaaccTTAGATGA atgttttcagatgtttcagatCATCTATCAGATTACCACTAGGGCTGAAGATATTTTACTG ATAACTAAAGATGTTATTAAAGAATTTGCTAATGATGGTGTCAAGTATCTGGAATTAAGGAGCACTCCTAGAGAAGAAAACTCCACAG GTATGACCAAAAGGATGTATGTTGAAACTATACTTGAGGGTATAAAGCAGTGTAAAGAAGAAGGCTTGGATATAGATGTAAG ATTATTAATAGCAATAAACAGAAGAGGTGGCCCAGCAGTTGCTAAGCAGACTGTTAAGCTTGCTGAAGAATTCCTTCTTTCCACTGATGGAGTTGTAGTAGGACTTGATCTCAGTGGTGATCCAAct GCAGGACGTGGTCAAGATTTTTTGGAACCCCTCTTAGAAGCAAAAAAAGCAGGTCTAAAGCTAGCATTACATCTTTCAGAG ATTCCAAATCAAGAAGAGGAGACTAAAGTTCTCCTGGGCCTGCCTCCTGACAGAATTGGACATGGAACATTTCTCAACTCTGCAACAATTGGTGCAGAAGAATTAGTGCCGCTTGTTAGACAGAATCATATACCGattg AACTTTGCATGACGTCAAACATCAAAACTCAGACAGTACCTTCCTGTGAGAAACACCATTTTGCATACTGGTACAACATGGGCCACCCTGCAGTGctctgt ACCGATGATAAAGGCGTATTTGCAACAGATCTATCGCAAGAATACGAGCTGGttgcaaaaacatttaatcTGACTCGATCGCAGATGTGGGATCTTTCCTATGAATCAATCAACTACATCTTTGCTTCAAGTGAAGTCAAATCAAAACTAAGGGAGCAGTGGTGTAAATTGAAGCCAACTCTGTTTGGTTAA